Proteins from a genomic interval of Pseudophryne corroboree isolate aPseCor3 chromosome 4, aPseCor3.hap2, whole genome shotgun sequence:
- the SERPINE2 gene encoding glia-derived nexin: protein MKRLFFALFTVVYLTSVQSQITQKYLEELGSDIGIQVFNQVVKTKPQDNVVISPHGVASVLGMLQLGADGKTKKQLTTAMRYKVNAVGKILKKNKKAIVAKKNKDIVTTANAVFANSGFKMEEAFVNKNKEIFHSQVRSVDFQDANAAAYMINQWIKNETKGMIENLLSPELLDGSMTRMVVVNALYFKGLWKSRFQPENTKKRTFHGPDGKTYQVPMLAQLSLFRSGSASTPSGLWYNVIELPYHGGSVSMLVAVPTDESTPLSAIIPHISTKTLQSWMTMAPKRVQLILPKFTVEAEANLKEPLRNLGITDMFDSYKANFTKLTRSEQVHVSHMLQKSKIEVKEDGTKASAATAAILIARSSPPWFIVDRPFLFFIRHNPTGAVLFTGQINKP from the exons ATGAAGAGGCTTTTCTTCGCTTTATTTACAGTGGTTTACTTGACCTCTGTGCAATCTCAAATAACTCAAAAATATCTGGAGGAACTTGGGTCAGATATTGGAATCCAGGTGTTTAACCAGGTGGTGAAGACCAAGCCTCAAGACAATGTGGTCATTTCTCCCCACGGAGTTGCTTCTGTGCTGGGCATGCTTCAGCTGGGAGCAGATGGCAAGACAAAAAAGCAGCTGACAACGGCAATGCGGTATAAAGTGAATG CCGTTGGTAAAATACTCAAGAAGAACAAAAAGGCGATAGTCGCAAAAAAGAATAAAGATATTGTCACGACGGCCAATGCTGTGTTTGCCAACAGCGGATTCAAGATGGAGGAAGCCTTTGTTAACAAGAATAAAGAAATCTTTCACAGCCAAGTAAGAAGTGTAGATTTCCAGGATGCAAACGCTGCCGCCTATATGATTAATCAGTGGATAAAGAATGAAACAAAGG GCATGATCGAGAACCTTCTCTCGCCTGAGTTGTTGGACGGCTCAATGACTCGAATGGTCGTAGTAAATGCACTGTATTTCAAGGGTCTTTGGAAATCTCGTTTCCAGCCAGAAAATACAAAAAAGCGCACTTTTCATGGTCCAGATGGCAAGACCTATCAAGTCCCAATGCTGGCCCAACTTTCTTTGTTCAGGAGTG GTTCTGCAAGTACACCCAGTGGTCTGTGGTACAATGTAATAGAGCTGCCCTACCACGGAGGAAGTGTCAGTATGTTGGTGGCAGTACCCACGGATGAAAGCACCCCCCTGTCTGCAATCATTCCACACATTAGTACAAAAACCCTGCAAAGCTGGATGACTATGGCACCCAAGAGAGTCCAGCTCATTTTACCCAA GTTCACAGTGGAGGCTGAAGCGAATCTGAAGGAACCTCTTAGAAACCTTGGCATTACGGATATGTTTGACTCTTATAAGGCTAACTTCACAAAACTAACCA GATCAGAACAAGTTCatgtttctcatatgctgcaaaaatcAAAAATAGAAGTGAAAGAGGATGGTACGAAGGCATCCGCAGCAACCG CTGCAATTTTGATAGCAAGGTCTTCTCCTCCCTGGTTTATAGTGGACAGACCATTTTTGTTTTTCATCAGGCATAACCCaacag